The genomic DNA GACTCGTTAGTCAATAATCCCTTTATGTTTCGCGATGTCAATAAGTATTTCTTTTGCTTCTGTTCCTGTTCCGTTTATGTTCACTGCAAATAGCCAAGTGTCTTTTTCTGTTTTTATAAAACCTACATACCAGCCAAGTTTCATATCTGAAAGTCTCGTTCCTGTTTTTCCGTGAAGGGTATACGTATCCTGTTCATCTTGTATCATCATTCTCTTTACAGTTTTCTGGGTTTTTTTTGAGAATGGAAGATCTTCCTCTACTAGCTCTTCCATAAAATCGACTTGCTCAACAGCTGAAATCTTTAACGTACTGTCAAGCCAAAATTCATCAATCCCCCCGGATATATCTCTGTTTCCATACCCTATAGCGTTAATATATTCACTCATATTGATCTCCCCTATATCTCTTGCCATGTCCTGATAAAACCAAATAGCAGATTCTCTCATAGCAGAAGCCAATGAGTGATCTCGGTTCCAACTCTCGAACTGGCGGGGAATTCCATCCCAGCGTTTCACTTCATACTCATCTCTAATCGCATGGTTTTCCAGACCGATAAGGGAGTGGGGTATTTTAAAAGTCGATTCAGGGGTTAACCTCTCTTGACTTCTTCTCTTATTATAAATATACTTTTTATCATTTTTTACATTCTTGAGAACTACCGTACCTTCCTTTCCATTAAACAACCCACTAACATCTAGATTCTTTGTTTTCTCGATTTCTGCACCATGTGAGGGGACTAAACCTGCAAAAACCATAAAGATTGCTAAAAAAAAGACGGTTACTACACGGGAGAACTTCTGACGAGTTCCTTTTTTCATGTTATCTTCCTCCATTCCGATTTTAATTATCTAACTTTTCTGATAATTTATAATAAGAGATAAACTTGTTAAGTGGAAGTAGGAGAAAATGCTGTCTGTACCCATACAAAACAGAAGGGGTGAACCGCATATGGAAAAATTATACGAAGAAGTGATCAAGGAAATTGAACTCCTTATTAGAGACGGATATATAAAACCAGGGGATAAATTGCCTTCCATACGAACCCTATCGGAACGGTTCCAATGCAGTATCAATACGATAATTAAAGCTTACAGTGAAATGGAAAAAGCACATAGAATTTATTCTGTTCCTAAAAGCGGTTATTTTCTCGTTGGTGGCCGCCAAATAGAAGCTACCACCAATGATGGAATCATTGATTTTTCGTCTGCGGGGCCGGACAAATGGAATATGCCATACCGGGAGTATCAGCATTGTATGAACCAAGCCATCGAATTGTACAAGGAAGACATGTTTCAATACTCGGAACCGCTTGGTTTATCTGCATTAAGGTTTCAATTATCGAAGCAACTGCAAGAATTACAAGTGTTTGCGCCGGTAGAAAGAATAGCGGTTGTGTCTGGATCCCAGCAGGCCCTTGATATTTTCGTTTCTCTGCCTTTTCCAAATGATAAGACAGAAATTTGTATAGAACAACCAACCCATTTCAGTATGATTGAGTCAATTTTGACAAGGGGAATTAATGCAATAGGAATTGAAGTAACGGCACAAGGGATTGATCTAGACCTTTTGGAACACATTTTCAGGGAAAGACCCATTAAATTTTTCTACACCGTGTCCAGGTTTCAAAACCCTACAGGATTCAGTTATAGCAATAAAGAAAAGGAGAAAATCGTTAAACTAGCTCGAAAATACGATGTATACATCATTGAAGACGACTATATGGGGGATTTGGACACTAGGAAAAAAGCGGATCCGATGTTTGCCTACGATCCATCTGGCAGAGTTCTGTACACCAAGAGTTTTTCGAAAGTGTTATTGCCAGGTTTAAGGCTTGGCGTAGCAGTCCTACCAGAAGCCCTTTTAGAGCCTTTTACTAAAGCCAAATTTGCTGCAGATGTCCACACACCTGTTATCACTCAAGGAGCATTGGAGGTTTATCTACAAAGTGGAATGTATAAAGCTCACATAGAAGGGCTCAGGAAGATCTATAAGAGAAAAGGAAGTATCCTTAATCGGTCTTTCCGAGCCCACCTTCCACTAGGGGTTACCTTTACTGGCGCCAATTCAGGATTTTATTCGACCATTCAATTACCATTAAAGTCAAAAGCAGAACATCTGGTAAATGCCCTTAAAAAGAAAAACATATTAGTTCAAAATGCAACTGGGATGTACCTGCCACGCTATAAAAAAGAAAATGTTATTAGACTGAGTGTCTCCCAGATAGAAGAGAAAAAAATTGAAGAAGGCATTAGAAGAATTGGGGTGGAGATAGATAAACACATCCGTTCAGCCAAAAAGTTCAGCCGTTAGGAACGTGTATGAACAGGGGATTTGTATACAAAACTGTTGCATGATTGTTTCTAAGACTGTGGTTAGATCTTTTGAGAAGCCACTACTACCCTGGTTTTAAACTATGTTGATAGTTCCCCTCGCTTTTCAGCAAAACCGAAAGCCCAGAAGAATGGAAAAATCGTGCACTTATAAAATGGTTGCCATATCATTCTGAATTGCCTTATAATAACATTATATTTTGAGCTATCAAAAGGAGGTGGAATTGAGATGAATCGTTCTGTAGGATTGCGTGGGAAGTATTTGGATTTTATTTACTACTGCCGTGCAATTTTTCATATTGTTGCGTTTAAGGGGACACGTATGCCCTTTTTTAGCAACTGAATATGAATACTGAACGGTAAGAGGTCTCAATTCCAATCACTTGATAGAACGGAAGAAGGGGGCGTTTTTCGCCTTCTTTTTTTATGCTTGATTAAGGGTGAAGAAGCCGTGGACTGCTTATGCACGGTTTTTTTGTCGTGGATCATGTGCCTCTTGCCGCATTAACGGATGAATGAAAGGAAGAGGAGAATGATTATTTGTAGCGCACAACAGATCAGTAAAATGTACGGAGGCCATCCTGTCTTTGAGGGTTTGACCTTTGAAATACCCCATGGGGCGAGAATCGGTCTTGTGGGTAGGAACGGCACGGGGAAGACGACGCTATTCAAGCTTCTTGCAGGAACCGACACCCCTGATTCGGGGACGATTTCGATGAAAAAGAACGCAAAAATCGGCTATCTTGCACAGATACCGGAGTATCCGGAAGGGACATTGGGAATCGACGTCCTGAAGTCAGCGTTCGCCGATCTCGTGTCCATCGGTGAAAAGCTCAAAGAGTTGGAAGTGAAGATGGGCGACGGACAGGGGGACCTGGACACGATCCTTGAGGAGTATGGGCGATGTCAGGATCTTTTCAGCAATGAAGGGGGGTATGAGATGGAGGCGTCGATTGCCATGGTCGTGAATGGACTTGGGATCCAGGGGCTTTTGGATAAAGAGTTTTCTTCCTGTAGCGGAGGAGAACAGACGAAGCTAAGCCTTGGATACATCCTCCTTCAGGAGCCGGACCTTCTTCTGTTGGATGAACCGACGAACCATCTTGATATTGCTGCCGTCGAGTGGCTGGAGCAGTTTTTGACCGATTATAGCGGCACCGTGATGTGTATCTCCCATGATCGTTACTTCCTGGATCATGTGATCAATAAGGTGTATGACCTTGAAGATGGGGAAATAACCATATACCACACCGATTATTCTGGATTTGTGCAAGAGAAGGAAGAACGTCTTATGATCGAGTTCCAGGCCTATCAGGAGCAACAGAAGAAAATCAAAAAAATGAAAGAAGCCATCAAGCGTTTGAGGGAATGGGCGAATCAGGCGAATCCTCCAAACGAGGGCCTTCACAAGCGGGCTCGCAATATGGAAAGGGCCCTCGAGAGGATGGAGAAGCTGAAGCGTCCGGTGCTTGATCGCAAGAAGATGGGCTTGGAGTTCGAAGGCGGTGATCGGAGCGGTAAAATCGTCTTCTCCATGGTGGGGGCTTCGAAGTCCTTTGATGGACGCACGCTCTTCCATGACGCCCATATGGATCTACGCTTCAAAGACCGCACGGCCATCGTCGGACAGAACGGGACGGGGAAGTCGACCATCGTCAAGATCCTCATGGGTGAGATGACCGCTGACGACGGGGACGTGAAGATCGGTAGCAATGTGAAAATGGGATATCTTTCCCAGCAATTTGTCATGGCAGATCCGGAAGCCCGTCTCATCGACGCGTTCCGGGATGAAGTGGCGGTGACGGAAGGAGAAGCGCGTCATATCCTTGCGCGGTTCATGTTTTATGGACCGAATGTGTTCCGGAAGGTTGGACAGCTGAGCGGTGGGGAAAAGATGAGACTGCGCCTCGCCCAGCTCATGCACCAGGATCTTAATCTCCTTGTTCTCGATGAACCGACCAATCATCTCGACATTGATTCCCGGGAGGTCCTGGAGGAAGCCCTTGAAGAGTTCCATGGCACGATCCTTGCTGTATCCCATGATCGCTATTTCCTCAATAAGCTATTCCAGAAAACGTATTGGATACACGAAGGACAGCTCTATTTCTTTGAAGGTCCATACAGCTGGGCGAAGGGAAAGATCCAGGAAAGGATTCCGGTTGAGCGGCCGGTTGAAAAGAAAAAGACGGTGACAAAACCACGTGAAAAGGAAAAAAAGATGGCAACAACAGACACCATCGAAGCAGAGCTTGAAGAACTTGAGACGGAAATTGCTTTGATTGAAGGACGTCTCCAGACAGAAGAGGACCTCGGGGTTCTCCAAGAACTTCATGAAAAACTGGAACGGCTCGAAGAAGAGAGGGAGCTCAAGTACATTCAACTTGAAGAACAGCTATCGTAAAAGGAGGAAGTCTATCATGGAGACAAAAGTGGTGATTGTAGGTGCCGGATTATCAGGGATCATGGCGGCACGGACTCTTATGGAAAGCGGGGTCACAGACATCCTTCTCGTGGAGAAGAGCAGGAGTGTCGGGGGACGGCTCGCAACGAGGCGGATCGGAGAAGGGAAAGCAGACCACGGTGCCCAGTTCTTTACGGTACGCTCCCCGGAGCTCCAGAAAGAAGTAGAGTCATGGCTCCAGGAAGGATGGGTCCGCCGTTGGTTCGGTGATGCCCATCCCCGCTACACCGGTACGGAAGGCATGAATGCCCTAGCCAAGAATCTTGCAGCAGGACTGCCCGTGCGTTTGAATACCAAGATCCTGTCCATCTCGGAACATCCTGATGGATGTGAGTTGCATCTCGAGGGAGGCGGGGTGATCAAATCGGATCACGTGCTCATCACCGCACCGGCACCTCAGGCAGCTGAGTTGCTTGGCGTGGAAGCCCCTGTCGTTTTCCATCCCTGCTTCGTCGGGTTGCTGACACTGGAGGGTCCTTCGCGTCTTTCAGCACCGGGGCATCTGGATGGAGCTCAGCTGCCACACGGCGTAGAACGGATCGTCGATCATATGAAAAAGGGGATTTCCTCTACGCCTGTACTCTCTGTATATATGACAGGTGAGTGGAGTGAGAAGCATTTTTTTGAATCGGATGAAAAGGTCCTTGCCACCATCATCGATCTCGTTCGTCCATATCTTGGAGGGGGAAGTGAAGGCAATGGCAACCAGTTGAAACGGTGGCGCTACGCCGAAGCGGCTGAAGTCGTCGACCAGCCTTTCCTTGAGGCTGGAAAAAGGTTGATCATGTGCGGGGATGCGTTTTTGACGAAAGGTGATGAATCCGGTAAAACTCGTTTTGAGAGTGCCTACCTTTCTGGGAAATCTGCTGGTGAATTCCTTGTTGATCGGGTGGGGGATTCCTGAATAGGCATCCCCCATTAACCGCAGACTAGAGAAAAAAGAGGCGGGGATCGGAATGGAATTACTGCTACAAAGAGCGGAAGAAAAACAAATCGACACCATCATGGACATCTATGAGCGCTGTAGGGAAGAGTTGGAACAACAAGGGCTTCTCCAATGGGGAGATCATTATCCGAGCAGGGAGTATTTCCTCCGTGAAATGGAGGCAGGAAGTCTTTATATCCTATTGGCAGACGGAGTCCTTGCGGGATGTGTGACCCTGAATGAATGGCAGTCTCCTGAATGGGAGGATATTGCCTGGAAGTATGACGATGAATGGGTCGTGCACGCCTATTTTCTTGACCCCGAATACCAGGGACAGGGATTGGGGTCCGCCTTCTTGAGTGAATGTGAATCCATGGCAGCCTCCAAAGGGTACAAGAGTA from Rossellomorea marisflavi includes the following:
- the blaOXA gene encoding class D beta-lactamase, whose protein sequence is MKKGTRQKFSRVVTVFFLAIFMVFAGLVPSHGAEIEKTKNLDVSGLFNGKEGTVVLKNVKNDKKYIYNKRRSQERLTPESTFKIPHSLIGLENHAIRDEYEVKRWDGIPRQFESWNRDHSLASAMRESAIWFYQDMARDIGEINMSEYINAIGYGNRDISGGIDEFWLDSTLKISAVEQVDFMEELVEEDLPFSKKTQKTVKRMMIQDEQDTYTLHGKTGTRLSDMKLGWYVGFIKTEKDTWLFAVNINGTGTEAKEILIDIAKHKGIID
- a CDS encoding PLP-dependent aminotransferase family protein; the protein is MEKLYEEVIKEIELLIRDGYIKPGDKLPSIRTLSERFQCSINTIIKAYSEMEKAHRIYSVPKSGYFLVGGRQIEATTNDGIIDFSSAGPDKWNMPYREYQHCMNQAIELYKEDMFQYSEPLGLSALRFQLSKQLQELQVFAPVERIAVVSGSQQALDIFVSLPFPNDKTEICIEQPTHFSMIESILTRGINAIGIEVTAQGIDLDLLEHIFRERPIKFFYTVSRFQNPTGFSYSNKEKEKIVKLARKYDVYIIEDDYMGDLDTRKKADPMFAYDPSGRVLYTKSFSKVLLPGLRLGVAVLPEALLEPFTKAKFAADVHTPVITQGALEVYLQSGMYKAHIEGLRKIYKRKGSILNRSFRAHLPLGVTFTGANSGFYSTIQLPLKSKAEHLVNALKKKNILVQNATGMYLPRYKKENVIRLSVSQIEEKKIEEGIRRIGVEIDKHIRSAKKFSR
- a CDS encoding RAxF-45 family protein, with the protein product MNRSVGLRGKYLDFIYYCRAIFHIVAFKGTRMPFFSN
- the abc-f gene encoding ribosomal protection-like ABC-F family protein, translating into MIICSAQQISKMYGGHPVFEGLTFEIPHGARIGLVGRNGTGKTTLFKLLAGTDTPDSGTISMKKNAKIGYLAQIPEYPEGTLGIDVLKSAFADLVSIGEKLKELEVKMGDGQGDLDTILEEYGRCQDLFSNEGGYEMEASIAMVVNGLGIQGLLDKEFSSCSGGEQTKLSLGYILLQEPDLLLLDEPTNHLDIAAVEWLEQFLTDYSGTVMCISHDRYFLDHVINKVYDLEDGEITIYHTDYSGFVQEKEERLMIEFQAYQEQQKKIKKMKEAIKRLREWANQANPPNEGLHKRARNMERALERMEKLKRPVLDRKKMGLEFEGGDRSGKIVFSMVGASKSFDGRTLFHDAHMDLRFKDRTAIVGQNGTGKSTIVKILMGEMTADDGDVKIGSNVKMGYLSQQFVMADPEARLIDAFRDEVAVTEGEARHILARFMFYGPNVFRKVGQLSGGEKMRLRLAQLMHQDLNLLVLDEPTNHLDIDSREVLEEALEEFHGTILAVSHDRYFLNKLFQKTYWIHEGQLYFFEGPYSWAKGKIQERIPVERPVEKKKTVTKPREKEKKMATTDTIEAELEELETEIALIEGRLQTEEDLGVLQELHEKLERLEEERELKYIQLEEQLS
- a CDS encoding NAD(P)/FAD-dependent oxidoreductase, whose protein sequence is METKVVIVGAGLSGIMAARTLMESGVTDILLVEKSRSVGGRLATRRIGEGKADHGAQFFTVRSPELQKEVESWLQEGWVRRWFGDAHPRYTGTEGMNALAKNLAAGLPVRLNTKILSISEHPDGCELHLEGGGVIKSDHVLITAPAPQAAELLGVEAPVVFHPCFVGLLTLEGPSRLSAPGHLDGAQLPHGVERIVDHMKKGISSTPVLSVYMTGEWSEKHFFESDEKVLATIIDLVRPYLGGGSEGNGNQLKRWRYAEAAEVVDQPFLEAGKRLIMCGDAFLTKGDESGKTRFESAYLSGKSAGEFLVDRVGDS
- a CDS encoding GNAT family N-acetyltransferase, with amino-acid sequence MELLLQRAEEKQIDTIMDIYERCREELEQQGLLQWGDHYPSREYFLREMEAGSLYILLADGVLAGCVTLNEWQSPEWEDIAWKYDDEWVVHAYFLDPEYQGQGLGSAFLSECESMAASKGYKSIRLDAYGRNKGANVLYEKSGYEYRGSIRFTSRPEGHQEYHCYEKRL